The Daucus carota subsp. sativus chromosome 9, DH1 v3.0, whole genome shotgun sequence genome window below encodes:
- the LOC108202928 gene encoding uncharacterized protein LOC108202928 isoform X3 has protein sequence MDGDGGDVMRDDIDLNLDPDGSRVRLRPLISELESAHVQIEDRIRRLEEVTSRLRQRRLSLLQSQSRGAEGSDVVEVQNTGLGGNENEVSNGESGVGSGDVGRGCKRNYSQLVGKALEDETDDKKDVSDGGSFYDCNICLEMAKEPVLTCCGHLFCWPCFYQLEYVDLTAKECPVCRGDVVDSNVTPIYGSANSSHVPDLGSGVCIPPRPRAYRVESIRQRVSRPVTHVPVVEALRRIRMGIGATTEQLRRHNQAAAEQRRQRNFGSTTAVTDLPPLWVAAEIGGSRRDDATLEPGQQNLNSSDAGSVTEWQPLWRDAEIGGSQHNNAISQQLTEHSLGTSTGLVTDMQPLFMTTEIGVNHQDDPTTEHLGPQNLDRETTGFVTDLQLWVTEEIGGHQQDHANLEQSRQQNLDNATTSFDSDLQPQWMTAEIGGSRRGNATAEQPRQQNPNNTPADSFTGLEPLALNAEIGARRRSRSRHIQRLLEARDLLSNSVAVIQTELQSLNSMAETNSAPDASAAVAPSENLETASNVSDHLSVPRRLSSRRSFPSIVSDTENDVPRESQRRRMR, from the exons ATGGATGGTGATGGTGGTGATGTTATGAGGGATGATATTGATTTGAACTTAGATCCTGATGGTTCAAGGGTAAGATTAAGACCATTAATTAGTGAGTTGGAAAGTGCCCATGTTCAGATTGAGGATAGGATTCGTCGCCTTGAGGAGGTTACATCGAGGTTAAGACAACGTAGGCTGTCGTTGTTGCAATCTCAAAGTCGTGGTGCTGAGGGAAGTGATGTGGTTGAGGTTCAGAATACAGGTTTGGGGGGAAATGAGAATGAGGTGAGTAATGGGGAAAGTGGAGTTGGTTCGGGGGATGTTGGAAGGGGTTGTAAAAGGAATTATTCGCAATTGGTAGGGAAAGCGTTGGAGGATGAGACGGATGATAAGAAGGATGTTAGTGATGGTGGGAGCTTTTATGATTGTAATATTTGCTTGGAAATGGCGAAGGAGCCTGTTTTGACTTGTTGTGGTCATTTGTTTTGTTGGCCTTGCTTTTATCAATTGGAGTATGTTGATTTGACGGCCAAGGAATGCCCGGTTTGCAGGGGAGATGTAGTAGATTCGAATGTTACGCCAATTTATGGCAGTGCAAACAGTAGCCATGTGCCTGATCTAGGCTCTGGTGTTTGCATACCTCCTAGGCCTCGGGCTTACAGGGTAGAGAGCATTAGGCAACGTGTGAGCAGGCCTGTTACGCATGTTCCAGTTGTAGAAGCACTACGTCGGATTAGGATGGGAATTGGTGCTACTACGGAGCAGCTTAGGCGACACAACCAAGCAGCTGCAGAGCAGCGAAGACAGCGAAACTTTGGTAGTACAACTGCTGTTACAGATTTGCCGCCCTTATGGGTGGCTGCAGAAATAGGAGGCAGCCGACGTGATGATGCAACTTTAGAGCCAGGACAGCAAAATCTCAATAGTTCAGATGCTGGTTCTGTCACTGAGTGGCAGCCGTTGTGGAGGGATGCAGAAATAGGTGGTAGCCAGCACAATAATGCAATTTCACAACAACTAACAGAGCACAGTCTTGGTACAAGTACTGGTTTGGTCACAGATATGCAGCCGTTGTTTATGACTACTGAAATAGGGGTTAATCATCAGGATGATCCAACTACAGAACACTTGGGACCGCAAAATCTTGATAGGGAAACTACTGGTTTTGTGACAGATTTGCAGTTATGGGTGACTGAAGAAATAGGAGGTCATCAGCAGGATCACGCAAACCTAGAGCAGTCAAGGCAACAAAACCTTGataatgcaactacaagttttGACTCGGATTTGCAGCCTCAGTGGATGACAGCTGAAATAGGGGGTAGCAGACGCGGTAATGCAACTGCCGAACAACCAAGACAGCAAAATCCCAATAATACTCCAGCTGATTCTTTCACAGGTTTGGAGCCTCTGGCGCTGAATGCTGAAATAGGAGCTAGACGCCGCTCACGCTCCCGTCATATTCAAAGG TTGTTGGAGGCCAGGGATCTGCTTAGTAATAGTGTTGCTGTTATACAAACAGAGCTCCAGAGTTTAAATTCTATGGCTGAGACTAATTCAGCTCCTGATGCTTCTGCTGCTGTTGCTCCCTCGGAAAACCTGGAAACTGCTTCAAATGTTTCGGACCATCTTTCAGTGCCCCGTCGTTTGTCCTCCAGGAGAAGTTTTCCATCTATAGTTTCAGATACTGAGAATGATGTTCCTCGGGAATCCCAACGGAGGAGAATGAGATGA
- the LOC108202928 gene encoding uncharacterized protein LOC108202928 isoform X1, whose protein sequence is MDGDGGDVMRDDIDLNLDPDGSRVRLRPLISELESAHVQIEDRIRRLEEVTSRLRQRRLSLLQSQSRGAEGSDVVEVQNTGLGGNENEVSNGESGVGSGDVGRGCKRNYSQLVGKALEDETDDKKDVSDGGSFYDCNICLEMAKEPVLTCCGHLFCWPCFYQLEYVDLTAKECPVCRGDVVDSNVTPIYGSANSSHVPDLGSGVCIPPRPRAYRVESIRQRVSRPVTHVPVVEALRRIRMGIGATTEQLRRHNQAAAEQRRQRNFGSTTAVTDLPPLWVAAEIGGSRRDDATLEPGQQNLNSSDAGSVTEWQPLWRDAEIGGSQHNNAISQQLTEHSLGTSTGLVTDMQPLFMTTEIGVNHQDDPTTEHLGPQNLDRETTGFVTDLQLWVTEEIGGHQQDHANLEQSRQQNLDNATTSFDSDLQPQWMTAEIGGSRRGNATAEQPRQQNPNNTPADSFTGLEPLALNAEIGARRRSRSRHIQRVLSETAASLSSISFALNNTERLVENLKSFIRVLNVQRTDSQLLEARDLLSNSVAVIQTELQSLNSMAETNSAPDASAAVAPSENLETASNVSDHLSVPRRLSSRRSFPSIVSDTENDVPRESQRRRMR, encoded by the coding sequence ATGGATGGTGATGGTGGTGATGTTATGAGGGATGATATTGATTTGAACTTAGATCCTGATGGTTCAAGGGTAAGATTAAGACCATTAATTAGTGAGTTGGAAAGTGCCCATGTTCAGATTGAGGATAGGATTCGTCGCCTTGAGGAGGTTACATCGAGGTTAAGACAACGTAGGCTGTCGTTGTTGCAATCTCAAAGTCGTGGTGCTGAGGGAAGTGATGTGGTTGAGGTTCAGAATACAGGTTTGGGGGGAAATGAGAATGAGGTGAGTAATGGGGAAAGTGGAGTTGGTTCGGGGGATGTTGGAAGGGGTTGTAAAAGGAATTATTCGCAATTGGTAGGGAAAGCGTTGGAGGATGAGACGGATGATAAGAAGGATGTTAGTGATGGTGGGAGCTTTTATGATTGTAATATTTGCTTGGAAATGGCGAAGGAGCCTGTTTTGACTTGTTGTGGTCATTTGTTTTGTTGGCCTTGCTTTTATCAATTGGAGTATGTTGATTTGACGGCCAAGGAATGCCCGGTTTGCAGGGGAGATGTAGTAGATTCGAATGTTACGCCAATTTATGGCAGTGCAAACAGTAGCCATGTGCCTGATCTAGGCTCTGGTGTTTGCATACCTCCTAGGCCTCGGGCTTACAGGGTAGAGAGCATTAGGCAACGTGTGAGCAGGCCTGTTACGCATGTTCCAGTTGTAGAAGCACTACGTCGGATTAGGATGGGAATTGGTGCTACTACGGAGCAGCTTAGGCGACACAACCAAGCAGCTGCAGAGCAGCGAAGACAGCGAAACTTTGGTAGTACAACTGCTGTTACAGATTTGCCGCCCTTATGGGTGGCTGCAGAAATAGGAGGCAGCCGACGTGATGATGCAACTTTAGAGCCAGGACAGCAAAATCTCAATAGTTCAGATGCTGGTTCTGTCACTGAGTGGCAGCCGTTGTGGAGGGATGCAGAAATAGGTGGTAGCCAGCACAATAATGCAATTTCACAACAACTAACAGAGCACAGTCTTGGTACAAGTACTGGTTTGGTCACAGATATGCAGCCGTTGTTTATGACTACTGAAATAGGGGTTAATCATCAGGATGATCCAACTACAGAACACTTGGGACCGCAAAATCTTGATAGGGAAACTACTGGTTTTGTGACAGATTTGCAGTTATGGGTGACTGAAGAAATAGGAGGTCATCAGCAGGATCACGCAAACCTAGAGCAGTCAAGGCAACAAAACCTTGataatgcaactacaagttttGACTCGGATTTGCAGCCTCAGTGGATGACAGCTGAAATAGGGGGTAGCAGACGCGGTAATGCAACTGCCGAACAACCAAGACAGCAAAATCCCAATAATACTCCAGCTGATTCTTTCACAGGTTTGGAGCCTCTGGCGCTGAATGCTGAAATAGGAGCTAGACGCCGCTCACGCTCCCGTCATATTCAAAGGGTATTATCAGAAACTGCTGCTTCACTTTCTTCAATTTCATTTGCATTGAATAATACTGAAAGGTTAGTCGAGAACCTAAAGTCTTTTATACGTGTTCTTAACGTGCAAAGAACTGATTCACAGTTGTTGGAGGCCAGGGATCTGCTTAGTAATAGTGTTGCTGTTATACAAACAGAGCTCCAGAGTTTAAATTCTATGGCTGAGACTAATTCAGCTCCTGATGCTTCTGCTGCTGTTGCTCCCTCGGAAAACCTGGAAACTGCTTCAAATGTTTCGGACCATCTTTCAGTGCCCCGTCGTTTGTCCTCCAGGAGAAGTTTTCCATCTATAGTTTCAGATACTGAGAATGATGTTCCTCGGGAATCCCAACGGAGGAGAATGAGATGA
- the LOC108202928 gene encoding uncharacterized protein LOC108202928 isoform X2: MDGDGGDVMRDDIDLNLDPDGSRVRLRPLISELESAHVQIEDRIRRLEEVTSRLRQRRLSLLQSQSRGAEGSDVVEVQNTGLGGNENEVSNGESGVGSGDVGRGCKRNYSQLVGKALEDETDDKKDVSDGGSFYDCNICLEMAKEPVLTCCGHLFCWPCFYQLEYVDLTAKECPVCRGDVVDSNVTPIYGSANSSHVPDLGSGVCIPPRPRAYRVESIRQRVSRPVTHVPVVEALRRIRMGIGATTEQLRRHNQAAAEQRRQRNFGSTTAVTDLPPLWVAAEIGGSRRDDATLEPGQQNLNSSDAGSVTEWQPLWRDAEIGGSQHNNAISQQLTEHSLGTSTGLVTDMQPLFMTTEIGVNHQDDPTTEHLGPQNLDRETTGFVTDLQLWVTEEIGGHQQDHANLEQSRQQNLDNATTSFDSDLQPQWMTAEIGGSRRGNATAEQPRQQNPNNTPADSFTGLEPLALNAEIGARRRSRSRHIQRVLSETAASLSSISFALNNTERDLLSNSVAVIQTELQSLNSMAETNSAPDASAAVAPSENLETASNVSDHLSVPRRLSSRRSFPSIVSDTENDVPRESQRRRMR; the protein is encoded by the exons ATGGATGGTGATGGTGGTGATGTTATGAGGGATGATATTGATTTGAACTTAGATCCTGATGGTTCAAGGGTAAGATTAAGACCATTAATTAGTGAGTTGGAAAGTGCCCATGTTCAGATTGAGGATAGGATTCGTCGCCTTGAGGAGGTTACATCGAGGTTAAGACAACGTAGGCTGTCGTTGTTGCAATCTCAAAGTCGTGGTGCTGAGGGAAGTGATGTGGTTGAGGTTCAGAATACAGGTTTGGGGGGAAATGAGAATGAGGTGAGTAATGGGGAAAGTGGAGTTGGTTCGGGGGATGTTGGAAGGGGTTGTAAAAGGAATTATTCGCAATTGGTAGGGAAAGCGTTGGAGGATGAGACGGATGATAAGAAGGATGTTAGTGATGGTGGGAGCTTTTATGATTGTAATATTTGCTTGGAAATGGCGAAGGAGCCTGTTTTGACTTGTTGTGGTCATTTGTTTTGTTGGCCTTGCTTTTATCAATTGGAGTATGTTGATTTGACGGCCAAGGAATGCCCGGTTTGCAGGGGAGATGTAGTAGATTCGAATGTTACGCCAATTTATGGCAGTGCAAACAGTAGCCATGTGCCTGATCTAGGCTCTGGTGTTTGCATACCTCCTAGGCCTCGGGCTTACAGGGTAGAGAGCATTAGGCAACGTGTGAGCAGGCCTGTTACGCATGTTCCAGTTGTAGAAGCACTACGTCGGATTAGGATGGGAATTGGTGCTACTACGGAGCAGCTTAGGCGACACAACCAAGCAGCTGCAGAGCAGCGAAGACAGCGAAACTTTGGTAGTACAACTGCTGTTACAGATTTGCCGCCCTTATGGGTGGCTGCAGAAATAGGAGGCAGCCGACGTGATGATGCAACTTTAGAGCCAGGACAGCAAAATCTCAATAGTTCAGATGCTGGTTCTGTCACTGAGTGGCAGCCGTTGTGGAGGGATGCAGAAATAGGTGGTAGCCAGCACAATAATGCAATTTCACAACAACTAACAGAGCACAGTCTTGGTACAAGTACTGGTTTGGTCACAGATATGCAGCCGTTGTTTATGACTACTGAAATAGGGGTTAATCATCAGGATGATCCAACTACAGAACACTTGGGACCGCAAAATCTTGATAGGGAAACTACTGGTTTTGTGACAGATTTGCAGTTATGGGTGACTGAAGAAATAGGAGGTCATCAGCAGGATCACGCAAACCTAGAGCAGTCAAGGCAACAAAACCTTGataatgcaactacaagttttGACTCGGATTTGCAGCCTCAGTGGATGACAGCTGAAATAGGGGGTAGCAGACGCGGTAATGCAACTGCCGAACAACCAAGACAGCAAAATCCCAATAATACTCCAGCTGATTCTTTCACAGGTTTGGAGCCTCTGGCGCTGAATGCTGAAATAGGAGCTAGACGCCGCTCACGCTCCCGTCATATTCAAAGGGTATTATCAGAAACTGCTGCTTCACTTTCTTCAATTTCATTTGCATTGAATAATACTGAAAG GGATCTGCTTAGTAATAGTGTTGCTGTTATACAAACAGAGCTCCAGAGTTTAAATTCTATGGCTGAGACTAATTCAGCTCCTGATGCTTCTGCTGCTGTTGCTCCCTCGGAAAACCTGGAAACTGCTTCAAATGTTTCGGACCATCTTTCAGTGCCCCGTCGTTTGTCCTCCAGGAGAAGTTTTCCATCTATAGTTTCAGATACTGAGAATGATGTTCCTCGGGAATCCCAACGGAGGAGAATGAGATGA